The Halichoerus grypus chromosome 9, mHalGry1.hap1.1, whole genome shotgun sequence genome has a window encoding:
- the GTPBP2 gene encoding GTP-binding protein 2 isoform X2 has product MDSRVSELFGGCCRPGGGPAVGGTLKARGAGGSSGCGGPKGKKKNGRNRGGKANNPPYLPPEAEDGNIEYKLKLVNPSQYRFEHLVTQMKWRLQEGRGEAVYQIGVEDNGLLVGLAEEEMRASLKTLHRMAEKVGADITVLREREVDYDSDMPRKITEVLVRKVPDNQQVVNYSDSRTAEEICESSSKMITFIDLAGHHKYLHTTIFGLTSYCPDCALLLVSANTGIAGTTREHLGLALALKVPFFIVVSKVDLCAKTTVERTVRQLERVLKQPGCHKVPMLVTSEDDAVTAAQQFAQSPNVTPIFTLSSVSGESLDLLKVFLNILPPLTNSKEQEELMQQLTEFQVDEIYTVPEVGTVVGGTLSSGICREGDQLVVGPTDDGCFLELRVCSIQRNRSACRVLRAGQAATLALGDFDRALLRKGMVMVSPEMNPTICSVFEAEIVLLFHATTFRRGFQVTVHVGNVRQTAVVEKIHAKDKLRTGEKAVVRFRFLKHPEYLKVGAKLLFREGVTKGIGHVTDVQAIAAGEAQANMGF; this is encoded by the exons ATGGACTCGCGGGTATCGGAGCTGTTCGGCGGCTGCTGCCGGCCCGGAGGGGGCCCGGCCGTGGGCGGAACCCTTAAGGCTAGGGGGGCCGGCGGCAGCAGCGGCTGCGGGGgcccaaaggggaaaaagaagaacgGAAGGAACAGAGGGGGCAAAGCCAACAACCCTCCGTACTTGCCCCCCGAG gCTGAAGATGGAAACATCGAATATAAA CTGAAGCTGGTGAATCCATCCCAGTACCGCTTTGAGCACCTGGTGACACAGATGAAGTGGCGGCTCCAGGAGGGCCGCGGTGAGGCTGTCTACCAGATTGGGGTAGAGGACAATGGGCTGCTGGTGGGGCTGGCTGAGGAGGAGATGCGGGCATCCCTCAAGACCCTGCACCGGATGGCAGAGAA GGTCGGGGCAGATATCACTGTTCTCCGGGAGCGGGAAGTGGATTATGACAGCGACATGCCCCGGAAGATTACCGAAGTGCTGGTACGAAAGGTCCCTGACAACCAACAG GTGGTGAATTACAGTGACTCACGGACGGCAGAAGAGATCTGTGAAAGCAGCTCCAAGATGATCACGTTCATCGACCTGGCAGGCCACCACAAGTACCTGCACACTACCATCTTCGGCCTCACCTCCTACTGCCCCGACTGCGCCCTGCTGCTCGTCAGTGCTAACACTGGGATTG CTGGCACCACAAGGGAGCATCTGGGGCTGGCCTTGGCCCTGAAAGTGCCCTTCTTCATCGTGGTCAGCAAGGTGGACCTGTGTGCCAAGACCACAGTGGAGAGGACAGTACGCCAACTAGAGCGGGTCCTCAAGCAGCCTGGCTGCCACAAAGTCCCCATGCTGGTCACCTCTGAGGATGACGCTGTCACTGCGGCTCAGCAGTTCGCCCAGTCACCCAA CGTCACTCCTATCTTCACGCTGTCCAGCGTGTCTGGAGAGAGTCTGGACCTGCTTAAAGTCTTTCTGAATATCTTGCCACCACTCACCAACAGCAAAGAGCAGGAGGAACTCATGCAGCAGCTGACGGAATTCCAG GTGGACGAAATCTACACAGTACCGGAGGTGGGGACAGTTGTTGGAGGGACACTTTCCAG TGGGATTTGCCGTGAGGGGGACCAGCTGGTGGTGGGCCCCACGGACGATGGCTGCTTCCTGGAGCTGAGAGTGTGCAGCATCCAGCGCAACCGCTCTGCCTGTCGTGTGCTGCGAGCTGGTCAGGCTGCTACGTTGGCCCTCGGGGACTTTGACCGTGCACTTCTTCGCAAG GGCATGGTGATGGTGAGCCCCGAGATGAATCCCACCATCTGCTCAGTGTTCGAGGCAGAGATAGTCCTACTGTTCCATGCCACCACGTTCCGGCGAGGCTTCCAGGTGACCGTACACGTGGGCAACGTACGTCAGACAGCAGTGGTGGAAAAGATCCATGCCAAG GACAAGCTGCGGACAGGGGAGAAGGCGGTGGTACGTTTCCGCTTCCTGAAACACCCAGAGTACCTGAAGGTGGGCGCCAAGCTGCTGTTCCGGGAGGGTGTCACCAAGGGCATCGGCCATGTCACCGATGTACAAGCCATTGCAGCAGGAGAGGCCCAGGCCAACATGGGCTTCTGA
- the GTPBP2 gene encoding GTP-binding protein 2 isoform X1 produces the protein MDSRVSELFGGCCRPGGGPAVGGTLKARGAGGSSGCGGPKGKKKNGRNRGGKANNPPYLPPEAEDGNIEYKLKLVNPSQYRFEHLVTQMKWRLQEGRGEAVYQIGVEDNGLLVGLAEEEMRASLKTLHRMAEKVGADITVLREREVDYDSDMPRKITEVLVRKVPDNQQFLDLRVAVLGNVDSGKSTLLGVLTQGELDNGRGRARLNLFRHLHEIQSGRTSSISFEILGFNSKGEVVNYSDSRTAEEICESSSKMITFIDLAGHHKYLHTTIFGLTSYCPDCALLLVSANTGIAGTTREHLGLALALKVPFFIVVSKVDLCAKTTVERTVRQLERVLKQPGCHKVPMLVTSEDDAVTAAQQFAQSPNVTPIFTLSSVSGESLDLLKVFLNILPPLTNSKEQEELMQQLTEFQVDEIYTVPEVGTVVGGTLSSGICREGDQLVVGPTDDGCFLELRVCSIQRNRSACRVLRAGQAATLALGDFDRALLRKGMVMVSPEMNPTICSVFEAEIVLLFHATTFRRGFQVTVHVGNVRQTAVVEKIHAKDKLRTGEKAVVRFRFLKHPEYLKVGAKLLFREGVTKGIGHVTDVQAIAAGEAQANMGF, from the exons ATGGACTCGCGGGTATCGGAGCTGTTCGGCGGCTGCTGCCGGCCCGGAGGGGGCCCGGCCGTGGGCGGAACCCTTAAGGCTAGGGGGGCCGGCGGCAGCAGCGGCTGCGGGGgcccaaaggggaaaaagaagaacgGAAGGAACAGAGGGGGCAAAGCCAACAACCCTCCGTACTTGCCCCCCGAG gCTGAAGATGGAAACATCGAATATAAA CTGAAGCTGGTGAATCCATCCCAGTACCGCTTTGAGCACCTGGTGACACAGATGAAGTGGCGGCTCCAGGAGGGCCGCGGTGAGGCTGTCTACCAGATTGGGGTAGAGGACAATGGGCTGCTGGTGGGGCTGGCTGAGGAGGAGATGCGGGCATCCCTCAAGACCCTGCACCGGATGGCAGAGAA GGTCGGGGCAGATATCACTGTTCTCCGGGAGCGGGAAGTGGATTATGACAGCGACATGCCCCGGAAGATTACCGAAGTGCTGGTACGAAAGGTCCCTGACAACCAACAG TTCCTAGACCTCCGTGTGGCCGTCCTGGGCAATGTGGACTCAGGGAAGTCGACTCTGCTTGGAGTCCTGACCCAGGGAGAGCTGGACAATGGGCGGGGCCGGGCTCGGCTCAACCTTTTCCGCCACCTGCATGAGATTCAGTCTGGCCGAACCTCCAGCATCAGCTTCGAGATCCTGGGCTTTAACAGCAAGGGAGAG GTGGTGAATTACAGTGACTCACGGACGGCAGAAGAGATCTGTGAAAGCAGCTCCAAGATGATCACGTTCATCGACCTGGCAGGCCACCACAAGTACCTGCACACTACCATCTTCGGCCTCACCTCCTACTGCCCCGACTGCGCCCTGCTGCTCGTCAGTGCTAACACTGGGATTG CTGGCACCACAAGGGAGCATCTGGGGCTGGCCTTGGCCCTGAAAGTGCCCTTCTTCATCGTGGTCAGCAAGGTGGACCTGTGTGCCAAGACCACAGTGGAGAGGACAGTACGCCAACTAGAGCGGGTCCTCAAGCAGCCTGGCTGCCACAAAGTCCCCATGCTGGTCACCTCTGAGGATGACGCTGTCACTGCGGCTCAGCAGTTCGCCCAGTCACCCAA CGTCACTCCTATCTTCACGCTGTCCAGCGTGTCTGGAGAGAGTCTGGACCTGCTTAAAGTCTTTCTGAATATCTTGCCACCACTCACCAACAGCAAAGAGCAGGAGGAACTCATGCAGCAGCTGACGGAATTCCAG GTGGACGAAATCTACACAGTACCGGAGGTGGGGACAGTTGTTGGAGGGACACTTTCCAG TGGGATTTGCCGTGAGGGGGACCAGCTGGTGGTGGGCCCCACGGACGATGGCTGCTTCCTGGAGCTGAGAGTGTGCAGCATCCAGCGCAACCGCTCTGCCTGTCGTGTGCTGCGAGCTGGTCAGGCTGCTACGTTGGCCCTCGGGGACTTTGACCGTGCACTTCTTCGCAAG GGCATGGTGATGGTGAGCCCCGAGATGAATCCCACCATCTGCTCAGTGTTCGAGGCAGAGATAGTCCTACTGTTCCATGCCACCACGTTCCGGCGAGGCTTCCAGGTGACCGTACACGTGGGCAACGTACGTCAGACAGCAGTGGTGGAAAAGATCCATGCCAAG GACAAGCTGCGGACAGGGGAGAAGGCGGTGGTACGTTTCCGCTTCCTGAAACACCCAGAGTACCTGAAGGTGGGCGCCAAGCTGCTGTTCCGGGAGGGTGTCACCAAGGGCATCGGCCATGTCACCGATGTACAAGCCATTGCAGCAGGAGAGGCCCAGGCCAACATGGGCTTCTGA